A stretch of the Serratia marcescens genome encodes the following:
- the flgC gene encoding flagellar basal body rod protein FlgC, with product MSLLNIFDISGSALSAQSQRMNVSASNMANADSVTGPDGEPYRAKQVVFQVAAAPGQPTGGVRVAQVVDDPAPERLVYQPGNPLADAKGYVRMPNVDVVGEMVNTISASRSYQANVEVLNTTKSMMMKTLTLGQ from the coding sequence ATGTCTTTACTGAACATTTTTGATATCTCCGGCTCGGCGCTATCGGCGCAATCCCAGCGCATGAACGTCAGCGCCAGCAACATGGCCAACGCCGACAGCGTGACCGGCCCGGACGGCGAGCCTTACCGCGCCAAACAGGTGGTGTTCCAGGTCGCGGCGGCGCCTGGGCAGCCGACCGGCGGCGTGCGCGTCGCCCAGGTGGTGGACGATCCGGCGCCCGAGCGTCTGGTGTACCAGCCGGGCAACCCGCTGGCGGACGCCAAGGGCTACGTGCGCATGCCGAACGTCGACGTAGTGGGGGAAATGGTCAACACCATCTCCGCTTCCCGCAGCTACCAGGCCAACGTCGAGGTGCTCAACACCACCAAGTCGATGATGATGAAAACCCTGACGCTGGGTCAGTAA
- the flgB gene encoding flagellar basal body rod protein FlgB — protein MLDKLDAALRFGQEALNLRAQRQEILAANIANADTPGYQARDIDFASQLNKVLEQGRVNGNGMSLNLTAARHIPAQTLQPPQLDLLYRVPDQPSMDGNTVDMDRERTNFADNSLKYQTDLTLLNGQIKGMMSVLQQG, from the coding sequence ATGCTCGACAAACTGGACGCGGCTCTGCGCTTTGGCCAAGAGGCGCTGAACTTGCGCGCCCAGCGGCAGGAAATTCTGGCCGCCAACATCGCCAACGCAGACACACCGGGTTATCAGGCGCGGGATATCGATTTCGCCAGCCAATTGAACAAAGTGCTGGAACAAGGGCGCGTCAACGGCAACGGCATGTCGCTGAACCTGACGGCGGCGCGCCACATCCCGGCGCAAACCCTGCAGCCGCCGCAGCTCGATCTGTTGTACCGGGTACCGGACCAGCCGTCGATGGACGGCAACACGGTGGACATGGATCGCGAACGCACCAACTTTGCCGATAACAGCCTGAAATATCAGACCGATCTGACGCTGCTCAACGGGCAGATCAAAGGGATGATGTCCGTGCTGCAACAAGGATAA